A single genomic interval of Aythya fuligula isolate bAytFul2 chromosome 28, bAytFul2.pri, whole genome shotgun sequence harbors:
- the PBXIP1 gene encoding pre-B-cell leukemia transcription factor-interacting protein 1, whose amino-acid sequence MAEKSDSRDSDSSWVLAGTEGLPVDTVGPEQDAASREAEEEEAEEEESAQDTATAGDGGSGAFPGQTLCPEVGDVEERLERGAEAVPTTGSPTEPSTTPSWEQEEPDVTAERGPCPDTPRAGPPAEEESCTSSDDDTEGLRRRQVPEPRAGPPPSGPALHRGTQDGSDEDGLSTSKYLLGALALAAVALLLISGGFYDPADGPVDGVVSRGVADTEQEAPVPADGSDLVQQPPPPAAADPQSVQSVSLLLDKLAKENQDIRLMQAELQAHKEELQALLQKSEGAAAAAGAQQQSLAAENEQLRAALQRETEALRAARAELQRMQEAGVPGSPQPHKTEAGEPAAEQPHGPEGAARRGDTARQEGAGHRGLLAWVRQELAAALERARGSGGLEKLPEQLSALEERLGRELEAEGARPFPGPWKKPFKADKKESRRHKRHGAGEGPHERGGWEKKEQGKPHGHGKEPRPPREHKAGKARGKSSHGPPQHGPRELPPLSHYRAPQGCAGVADCARKEGREVLGAALEPVQKAQFLQLLEGFMARLGWGGHFGGLAARLDGVFGADGAFAHDRLRFVDFVDDVEEMLEELARREGGDEEAADGFEDYVLRHYAGDGGGSTGKERGRKAWRQHGGSR is encoded by the exons ATGGCGGAGAAATCGGACTCGCGGGACTCGgacagcagctgggtgctggcgGGCACCGAG gggctgcccgtggaCACGGTGGGCCCGGAGCAGGATGCGGCCTCCCGCGAGGCCGAGGAagaagaggcagaggaggaggagagcgcCCAGGACACGGCCACGG ctggTGACGGTGGCAGCGGAGCCTTCCCGGGCCAAACGCTGTGCCCCGAGGTCGGG GACGTGGAGGAGCGGCTGGAGCGCGGTGCCGAGGCGGTGCCCACCACGGGCAGCCCCACGGAGCCCAGCACGACGccgagctgggagcaggaggagcccgATGTGACGGCAGAGCGGGGGCCATGCCCGGACACCCCCAGAGCAG GACCACCAGcggaggaggagagctgcacCAGCAGCGACGACGACACCGAGGGGCTGCGGAGGCGGCAGGTCCCCGAGCCCCGTGCCGGGCCCCCCCCTTCGGGGCCTGCCCTGCACCGGGGGACGCAGGACGGCAGCGACGAGGAcgggctcagcaccagcaagTACCTGCTGGGCGCGCTGGCGCTGGCGGCCGTGGCGCTGCTGCTCATCTCCG ggGGCTTCTACGACCCGGCAGACG GCCCCGTGGACGGCGTGGTGAGCCGCGGCGTGGCCGACACCGAGCAGGAGGCGCCGGTGCCTGCGGACGGGAGC gATTTGGTGCAgcagcccccgccgccggccgccgcgGACCCCCAGAGCGTGCAGTCCGTCAGCCTCCTCCTGGACAAGCTGGCCAAGGAGAACCAGGACATCCGGCTCAtgcaggctgagctgcag gcccACAAGGAAGagctccaggccctgctgcAGAAGAGCGAGGGGGCAGCAGCGGCGGCCGGGgcgcagcagcagagcctggctgcagaGAACGAGCAGCTCCGCGCGGCGCTGCAGAGGGAAACCGAGGCGCTGCGAGCTGCCCGGGCCGAGCTGCAGCGCATGCAGGAGGCGGGGGTcccgggcagcccccagccccacaaaaCCGAGGCTGGGGAGCcggcagcagagcagccccacgGCCCGGAGGGTGCAGCCCGCAGGGGGGACACGGCAaggcaggagggggctgggCACCGCGGCTTGCTGGCTTGGGTgcggcaggagctggcagctgccctGGAGCGAGCGCGGGGCTCGGGGGGGCTTGAGAAGCTCCCGGAGCAGCTGAGTGCCCTGGAGGAGCGCCTGGGCCGtgagctggaggcagagggggcCCGGCCCTTCCCCGGGCCCTGGAAGAAGCCGTTCAAAGCAGACAAGAAGGAGAGCCGGCGGCACAAGCGGCACGGCGCCGGGGAGGGTCCCCACGAGCGGGGCGGGTGGGAGAAAAAGGAGCAGGGCAAACCCCACGGGCACGGGAAGGAGCCCCGGCCCCCGCGGGAGCACAAGGCGGGCAAAGCCAGGGGGAAATCGTCCCACGGCCCCCCCCAGCACGGCCCCCGCGAGCTGCCCCCGCTGAGCCATTACCGGGCGCCCCAGGGCTGCGCCGGGGTGGCCGACTGCGCCCGCAAGGAGGGCCGGGAGGTGCTGGGCGCCGCGCTGGAGCCCGTGCAGAAGGcgcagttcctgcagctgctggagggcttCATGGCccggctgggctggggggggcactTCGGGGGGCTGGCGGCGCGGCTGGACGGCGTCTTCGGGGCCGACGGCGCCTTCGCTCACGACCGCCTGCGCTTCGTGGACTTCGTGGATGACGtggaggagatgctggaggagctggcGCGGCGCGAGGGGGGCGACGAGGAGGCGGCCGACGGCTTCGAGGACTACGTGCTGCGGCACTACGCCGGGGACGGCGGCGG CTCCACCGGGAAGGAGCGGGGCCGGAAAGCCTGGCGGCAGCACGGGGGGAGCAGATAG
- the PMVK gene encoding phosphomevalonate kinase isoform X1 — MAAPRAVLLLSGKRKSGKDFVAEQLRSRLGPAVCCVLRLSAPLKERYAEEHGLDFQRLLDASAYKEMYRQDMIRWGEEKRRADPGFFCRTVVEGVAQPVWVVSDTRRLSDVEWFRDVYGDVVQTVRVVASEETRKRRNWVFVAGVDDAESECGLDQGVAFDWVITNDGDELSLDGQLEALLQSVRSRL; from the exons ATGGCGGCGCCCCGcgccgtgctgctgctgagcgGCAAGAGGAAGTCGGGGAAGGACTTCGTGGCCGAGCAGCTCCGCAGCCG GCTGGGCCCCGCCGTGTGCTGCGTGCTGCGCCTCTCCGCGCCGCTCAAGGAGCGCTACGCCGAG GAGCATGGCCTGGACTTCCAGCGGCTCCTGGACGCCAGCGCCTACAAGGAGATGTACCGGCAGGACATGATCCGCTGGGGCGAGGAGAAGCGCCGTGCTGACCCCGGCTTCTTCTGCAGGACGGTGGTGGAGGGGGTGGCGCAGCCGGTGTGG GTGGTGAGCGACACGCGGCGCCTCTCGGATGTGGAGTGGTTCCGGGACGTCTACGGGGACGTGGTGCAGACCGTGCGGGTCGTGGCCTCCGAGGAgacgaggaagaggaggaactGGGTCTTCGTGGCGG GGGTGGACGACGCCGAGTCTGAGTGCGGCCTGGACCAGGGAGTGGCCTTCGACTGGGTGATCACCAACGACGGGGACGAGCTGTCCCTGGACGGGCAGCTGGAAGCGCTGCTGCAGTCCGTCCGCAGCCGGCTGTAG
- the PMVK gene encoding phosphomevalonate kinase isoform X2 codes for MYRQDMIRWGEEKRRADPGFFCRTVVEGVAQPVWVVSDTRRLSDVEWFRDVYGDVVQTVRVVASEETRKRRNWVFVAGVDDAESECGLDQGVAFDWVITNDGDELSLDGQLEALLQSVRSRL; via the exons ATGTACCGGCAGGACATGATCCGCTGGGGCGAGGAGAAGCGCCGTGCTGACCCCGGCTTCTTCTGCAGGACGGTGGTGGAGGGGGTGGCGCAGCCGGTGTGG GTGGTGAGCGACACGCGGCGCCTCTCGGATGTGGAGTGGTTCCGGGACGTCTACGGGGACGTGGTGCAGACCGTGCGGGTCGTGGCCTCCGAGGAgacgaggaagaggaggaactGGGTCTTCGTGGCGG GGGTGGACGACGCCGAGTCTGAGTGCGGCCTGGACCAGGGAGTGGCCTTCGACTGGGTGATCACCAACGACGGGGACGAGCTGTCCCTGGACGGGCAGCTGGAAGCGCTGCTGCAGTCCGTCCGCAGCCGGCTGTAG